From one Babesia bovis T2Bo chromosome 3, whole genome shotgun sequence genomic stretch:
- a CDS encoding putative FAD-dependent glycerol-3-phosphate dehydrogenase gives MGRHLGIKLFGGALVGLTGTYVVVRREHERCAIPKGTKYTVPGQLKSRSLMSRALRDEEFDVLVVGGGCTGSAVALDCATRGLKCALVEANDFASGTSSKSTKLLHGGIRYLESALLHFDIKELRFVWKALEERAHLIFAAPFANPPIPIVLPIYQLWQIPYFWFNIKVYELLARFFCCNETGVPSSYYTGKANALDCFPPLREKGLRGAVVYYDGQHDDSRTNLLMALTSTIDNYVPGQVGATVVNHTEVVELLKDSEGKVCGAKVVDKLTGDTFDVRAKAVVNCSGPFAEKVRQIGNPDGSENMLHSRGTHIVLPATYSPTQFGMVIPKTTDGRVLFTLPWRGQTLVGTTDNKDDLQWNPLPKKSDVDFICKDAAIYMNCSEESLRRDIKSVWSGLRPLLKGLDGQPDSEKTDSLSRGHVIHVDRQNLVNVYGGKWTICRLMAEECVDRLLEANPDVKAKTRCRTRNLRLYGTHNLKGEYNPDEIRPMFNTLSVELRSEFPGLTPEQAAHLVESYGYHSREVARMSAEAKMLKPIHPDFPYLQGEVLYGVRREFACTPLDILARRTRIAFLDNKAAAASLDTVCDIMGRELSWSSSRRAELRSQAVDFFNTMNVPVC, from the exons ATGGGAAGACATTTGGGTATTAAGCTTTTTGGCGGTGCTCTTGTTGGTTTGACTGGTACCTACGTGGTTGTGCGTCGTGAGCATGAGCGCTGTGCTATTCCCAAGGGCACTAAATACACTGTTCCAGGGCAGCTTAAGAGTCGTTCTTTAATGTCACGTGCATTGCGCGATGAGGAGTTTGATGTCCTTGTCGTTGGCGGTGGTTGCACAG GCAGTGCTGTTGCTCTAGACTGTGCCACTCGTGGTTTGAAGTGTGCGTTGGTTGAGGCTAATGACTTTGCATCTGGTACATCTTCTAAGAGTACCAAGTTACTTCACGGTGGGATTCGTTACCTTGAGAGCGCCTTGCTTCATTTTGACATTAAGGAGTTGCGTTTTGTGTGGAAGGCGCTTGAGGAGCGTGCTCATTTGATATTTGCTGCACCTTTTGCCAATCCTCCAATTCCCATTGTTTTGCCTATTTATCAGTTATGGCAGATTCCTTACTTCTGGTTCAACATTAAGGTCTATGAGTTATTAGCTCGTTTTTTCTGTTGCAACGAGACTGGTGTTCCATCTTCTTACTACACTGGCAAGGCTAATGCTTTGGACTGCTTCCCTCCATTGCGTGAGAAGGGTTTGCGTGGTGCTGTAGTTTACTACGACGGTCAGCATGACGACTCTCGTACTAACTTGTTGATGGCTTTGACCAGTACTATTGACAACTACGTTCCAGGTCAGGTTGGTGCTACTGTGGTTAACCACACTGAGGTTGTTGAGTTGTTGAAGGACTCCGAGGGCAAGGTTTGCGGTGCTAAGGTTGTTGACAAGTTGACTGGTGACACTTTTGACGTCCGTGCCAAAGCTGTGGTTAACTGCAGCGGTCCTTTTGCTGAGAAGGTTCGTCAGATTGGTAATCCAGACGGCAGTGAGAACATGttacactctcgtggtaCTCACATTGTACTTCCCGCCACATATTCTCCAACTCAGTTTGGTATGGTCATTCCTAAGACCACTGACGGTCGTGTTTTATTCACTCTTCCATGGCGCGGTCAGACTTTGGTTGGCACCACTGACAACAAGGATGACCTTCAGTGGAACCCCTTGCCCAAGAAGTCCGACGTTGACTTCATTTGTAAGGATGCTGCCATTTACATGAACTGCAGTGAGGAGTCTTTGCGTCGTGACATCAAGTCTGTGTGGTCTGGCTTGCGTCCTTTATTGAAGGGTCTTGATGGTCAACCTGACAGTGAGAAGACTGATTCCTTATCTCGTGGTCACGTGATCCACGTTGATCGCCAGAACTTGGTTAATGTATACGGTGGTAAGTGGACTATCTGCCGTTTGATGGCTGAGGAGTGTGTTGACCGTTTGCTTGAGGCCAACCCTGATGTGAAGGCTaagactcgctgccgcaCTCGCAACCTTCGTTTGTACGGTACTCACAACTTGAAGGGTGAATACAACCCTGATGAGATCCGTCCTATGTTCAACACTTTGAGTGTTGAGCTTCGTTCTGAGTTTCCCGGTTTAACTCCAGAGCAAGCTGCTCACCTCGTTGAGAGTTACGGTTACCACTCTCGTGAGGTAGCTCGTATGTCTGCTGAGGCTAAGATGCTGAAGCCTATCCACCCCGACTTCCCCTATTTGCAGGGTGAGGTTTTGTACGGTGTCCGTCGTGAGTTTGCCTGCACTCCCCTTGACATTCTGGCTCGTCGCACTCGTATAGCATTCCTTGACAACAAGGCTGCAGCCGCTTCTCTGGACACCGTGTGTGACATTATGGGCAGGGAGTTGAGTTGGAGCAGCTCCCGTCGTGCTGAATTGCGTTCTCAGGCAGTTGACTTCTTTAACACGATGAACGTTCCCGTGTGCTAA
- a CDS encoding putative integral membrane protein — MNLPVRALKRACPRPYYTLQCRHKHGDSHGVYEFEPSKNPWEDNSYHALKKDVGNTGWPILVATNTTQPMWQSYTWGEHSVIPRDGYGCPGTFPPEVSTKIKHTFRLPPQFYPFLKKLGDDTPELKPYMDRLISGKFTNQDYEEMFYKFAKPLKIYRKLIPKPFRTAEEQANEARVSWESAWVTYRQKMAGEYNVVICIREYITGLLVAFYAAYLWTKMHRQYRADMRLFYHDAPEHKIKWVVPRGDLI; from the coding sequence ATGAATCTTCCCGTGAGAGCATTAAAACGGGCGTGCCCACGTCCGTACTACACGTTACAATGCCGCCACAAGCACGGTGACTCCCATGGCGTCTATGAATTCGAGCCTTCAAAAAATCCATGGGAGGACAACAGTTACCATGCCCTAAAAAAGGACGTCGGTAACACCGGGTGGCCAATACTGGTTGCCACCAACACCACGCAGCCAATGTGGCAGAGTTACACTTGGGGAGAGCACAGCGTAATACCAAGGGATGGATACGGATGCCCCGGAACGTTCCCCCCGGAAGTCAGTACCAAGATAAAACATACATTCAGGCTACCGCCGCAATTCTACCCATTTCTGAAAAAACTGGGTGACGACACACCGGAATTAAAACCGTACATGGACAGGCTGATCTCAGGCAAGTTTACCAACCAGGATTACGAAGAGATGTTCTACAAATTCGCCAAGCCCTTGAAGATATATCGCAAGCTCATCCCTAAGCCGTTCAGGACGGCAGAGGAACAGGCAAATGAAGCACGGGTGTCATGGGAAAGTGCATGGGTCACGTACAGGCAAAAGATGGCAGGTGAGTACAACGTCGTTATATGCATTCGCGAGTACATTACGGGGTTACTAGTAGCCTTCTATGCAGCATACCTCTGGACGAAGATGCACAGACAGTACCGTGCTGATATGCGTCTATTCTACCATGACGCGCCCGAACACAAGATCAAATGGGTAGTTCCCCGAGGTGACCTTATATAA
- a CDS encoding putative T-complex protein 1 beta subunit, which yields MASSNFYGEVTPDILKGGAQEDRGETARMQYFIGSIAVGDLVKTTLGPKGMDKLLQPMNMDGPRGENVITNDGATILKSVWLNNPAARILVDVSMQQDATCGDGTTGVVVLAAELLRNAEKLLEQRLHPQLICIGYRRALQVARKRLEEITFSSKSDPAKFESDLFKIACTTLSSKLLRLEKSHFARLAVDALLRMSRDIDSSASSVKDASSHINLSLIQILKKPGGSLKDSYLEEGFILEKRIGVGQPKVMTDCKVLIANTPMDTDKVKIYGVKVNVDSFESVRALEQSEKQKMKNKVDRILRHGCNVFINRQLIYNYPDQLFKEAGVMAIEHSDFDGMERLAKCLGGEIVSTFDTPESVTLGHCDKIEEILVGEDRLIRFSGCARGGACSIVLRGASSHVLDEAERSLHDALAVLAETISDGKVVCGGGCAELEMATAIFEHAKTIEGKESLAVEAFGAALLKLPEYILANGGYDSADIISKLKSAHACGNIYAGIDIERGGVGNMLELGIYESLKSKLSQICLATEAAETIVRVDDIIKCAPRERQPGV from the coding sequence ATGGCATCATCTAATTTTTACGGTGAGGTGACTCCTGATATTTTGAAGGGCGGTGCTCAGGAGGACCGTGGTGAGACTGCTCGTATGCAGTATTTCATTGGTTCTATAGCTGTTGGTGATTTGGTGAAGACCACCCTTGGTCCTAAAGGCATGGACAAATTACTACAGCCTATGAACATGGACGGTCCTCGCGGTGAGAATGTGATAACTAATGACGGCGCCACTATATTGAAGTCTGTTTGGTTGAACAATCCTGCAGCTCGCATATTGGTTGACGTTTCTATGCAGCAGGATGCTACTTGCGGTGACGGTACTACTGGTGTCGTTGTTCTTGCAGCTGAGTTATTGCGCAATGCTGAGAAGCTTTTAGAGCAGCGTCTTCATCCTCAATTGATTTGTATTGGTTATCGTCGTGCTTTACAGGTAGCTCGTAAGCGTCTTGAGGAGATAACCTTTTCCAGTAAATCCGACCCTGCTAAATTTGAATCTGATTTATTTAAGATAGCTTGCACTACTTTATCGTCTAAGTTACTTCGTTTGGAGAAATCTCATTTTGCTCGTTTGGCTGTCGATGCTTTATTACGTATGAGTCGTGACATTGACTCTAGTGCCAGTAGTGTGAAGGACGCTTCATCTCACATTAATTTGAGTTTAATTCAGATATTGAAGAAGCCAGGTGGTTCTTTGAAGGATTCTTATCTAGAGGAAGGTTTTATTTTAGAGAAGCGTATTGGTGTTGGTCAGCCTAAGGTTATGACTGACTGCAAGGTTTTGATTGCCAATACTCCTATGGACACTGACAAGGTGAAGATTTATGGTGTTAAGGTTAATGTTGACAGTTTTGAATCGGTTCGCGCTTTAGAGCAGAGTGAGAAgcagaagatgaagaacaaGGTCGATCGCATATTGCGTCATGGTTgcaatgtttttataaATCGTCAATTGATTTACAATTATCCCGATCAGTTATTTAAGGAGGCTGGTGTGATGGCTATTGAGCATTCTGATTTTGACGGTATGGAGCGTTTGGCTAAGTGTTTAGGTGGTGAGATTGTGAGTACTTTTGATACTCCTGAGAGTGTGACTTTGGGTCACTGTGACAAGATAGAGGAGATTTTGGTTGGTGAGGACCGTTTAATTCGTTTTAGTGGTTGTGCTCGTGGCGGTGCTTGTTCTATAGTTTTACGTGGTGCTTCCAGTCACGTTTTGGATGAGGCTGAGCGTTCACTTCACGACGCTTTGGCAGTTCTTGCTGAGACTATAAGTGACGGTAAGGTTGTTTGTGGTGGTGGTTGTGCTGAGCTTGAGATGGCTACTGCTATCTTTGAGCATGCTAAGACTATTGAGGGTAAGGAGAGTTTGGCTGTTGAGGCTTTTGGTGCCGCTTTGCTTAAGTTACCCGAGTACATTCTTGCTAATGGTGGTTACGATTCCGCTGATATCATAAGCAAGTTGAAATCTGCCCACGCTTGTGGTAACATATATGCTGGTATAGACATTGAGCGTGGCGGTGTTGGCAACATGTTAGAGCTTGGTATTTATGAGAGTCTGAAGTCCAAATTATCTCAGATTTGTCTTGCTACTGAGGCTGCTGAGACTATTGTTCGTGTTGATGACATTATTAAGTGCGCTCCTCGTGAGCGTCAGCCTGGCGTTTAA
- a CDS encoding RF-1 domain family protein — MYEQPWICRYIKNFATKIPLKHIKILTSRSSGPGGQSVNKSETKVQARFNVEQASWMQSETKDKFRQLFKQRITQAGDFIVESDGRQNSQVKNKIKKHA, encoded by the exons ATGTACGAACAACCCTGGAtatgtagatatataaaaaacTTCGCTACCAAAATACCACTCAAACATATCAAAATACTAACGTCTAGGTCATCAGGACCAGGTGGACAAAGTGTAAATAAG TCGGAAACTAAAGTACAAGCAAGATTCAATGTAGAACAGGCATCTTGGATGCAATCTGAAACCAAAGATAAATTCAG ACAACTGTTTAAACAAAGAATTACGCAGGCAGGAGATTTCATTGTTGAATCCGATGG AAGACAGAATTCGCAAGTCAAgaacaaaataaaaaagCATGCATAA
- a CDS encoding CCAAT-binding transcription factor (CBF-B/NF-YA) subunit B family protein, translated as MSYSSSDNIEDPFVKYVFYVNPLQYKRICIRRDQRNRILQKRGRPLPTYVPVAVRSEVSGIKRSRSGYDISSHGYGLHGYGLYSDMNYGMNGDYTQGVSKMMCYNDYSNGGYVESSGLMQMNQDPMGYVTPSGMGPLSSKSVEYQSPRYGNGCVGIPDVYQTMRPMCSMDSTSSMDRVTSDSHSGDLYSSMQAVYPGNGQVLPRVNGLSESFSSNSSSNHDKSVMGQRSGMNIMPGYSPTSEAMSNCSVVTDFYGNSSYSAGSYTSGSYSGETYSGESCSSEYAYPGGTTSEYYTPGSGTGTVCNGKGQGVTSDSVNPSTSSDDIAGGYSQHVVEGVGGY; from the coding sequence ATGAGTTACAGTTCTTCGGATAACATAGAGGATCCGTTTGTTAAGTACGTGTTTTACGTGAATCCGTTGCAATATAAGCGCATTTGTATACGTCGCGATCAACGTAATCGCATATTACAGAAGCGTGGTCGTCCATTACCTACTTATGTACCTGTTGCGGTACGTTCTGAGGTGAGTGGTATAAAGCGCAGTCGTTCTGGATATGATATTTCTTCCCATGGTTATGGTTTGCATGGCTACGGTTTGTACTCCGATATGAATTATGGCATGAACGGCGACTATACTCAGGGTGTTTCCAAGATGATGTGTTACAATGACTATTCAAATGGCGGTTACGTTGAATCGTCTGGTTTGATGCAAATGAATCAGGATCCTATGGGTTACGTCACTCCATCTGGTATGGGTCCTCTGTCTTCTAAGTCTGTTGAATATCAATCGCCGCGTTATGGTAATGGCTGCGTTGGTATTCCTGATGTTTACCAAACTATGCGGCCTATGTGTTCCATGGATTCGACTAGTAGTATGGATCGTGTTACATCAGATTCCCATTCGGGTGACCTTTACTCTTCTATGCAGGCTGTATACCCGGGTAATGGGCAGGTACTACCTCGTGTGAATGGTTTATCTGAGAGTTTTTCATCTAATTCGAGTAGCAACCATGACAAATCGGTGATGGGTCAGCGTTCTGGCATGAACATAATGCCTGGTTATTCTCCTACATCTGAGGCTATGTCCAATTGTTCCGTCGTAACTGATTTTTACGGCAATTCCTCTTATAGTGCTGGTTCTTACACCAGCGGTTCATATTCTGGTGAGACTTACAGTGGCGAGTCGTGTTCATCTGAGTATGCGTACCCTGGCGGTACAACTTCTGAGTACTACACACCTGGTTCGGGTACCGGTACTGTTTGCAATGGCAAGGGTCAGGGCGTTACTTCTGACTCCGTCAATCCATCTACATCGTCTGACGACATTGCCGGTGGTTATTCTCAGCATGTTGTGGAGGGTGTTGGTGGTTATTGA
- a CDS encoding putative integral membrane protein: protein MKVPRFRAHRETNDAKNHKEIHKKVPAYDIDEYGKLLSVAQEKPLPSHLEITPGGFLRNLTSGANQVLNEIADLSSGPFPTTNDGAKMQPFLSTLQPQVPQVMPQMAMQPAAGMTPQAAPAMAQMAMQPQMPNQAPIMTAVPTLAQHIPTGQPGPQMMVPPEMASQPQEHATAVINEALKNTYTTPSMFTSKSAALNAEYTMGIVVVCMVGVFLIAGCIVRLRQRKQQKSKN, encoded by the coding sequence ATGAAGGTACCAAGGTTCCGTGCACATCGGGAAACAAATGATGCAAAAAATCATAAAGAAATACATAAAAAAGTACCAGCATACGATATAGATGAATATGGAAAGCTATTGTCAGTGGCACAAGAAAAACCATTACCATCACATCTGGAAATCACACCAGGAGGCTTCCTAAGAAACCTAACCTCAGGAGCAAATCAAGTACTTAACGAAATAGCAGATCTGTCTTCAGGACCGTTCCCAACGACAAATGATGGAGCTAAGATGCAACCATTCCTATCAACACTGCAACCACAAGTGCCACAGGTAATGCCGCAAATGGCAATGCAACCCGCAGCGGGAATGACGCCACAAGCAGCACCAGCAATGGCACAAATGGCTATGCAACCACAAATGCCAAATCAAGCACCGATAATGACAGCAGTGCCAACATTGGCTCAACATATACCAACAGGACAACCAGGACCACAAATGATGGTACCACCAGAAATGGCATCGCAACCACAGGAACACGCAACAGCAGTCATCAACGAAGCACTGAAGAATACATACACAACGCCGTCGATGTTTACGTCCAAAAGCGCAGCACTCAACGCGGAATATACCATGGGTATCGTCGTAGTATGCATGGTAGGAGTGTTCCTAATTGCAGGATGCATAGTAAGACTGCGACAAAgaaaacaacaaaaaagCAAAAATTGA
- a CDS encoding putative integral membrane protein: MSVLIHLCRFIGVVSGFVVPVVGGLHAASTGNVKHANYYLRALVFWVILDRIFSPVLFALLGIVSDSLWPLTFSILSVLLVTPRSRALELADKYTVMALKNGLVTVATTKLCEVMEIIKEQIESLICTVSSGCSKKEE; the protein is encoded by the coding sequence atgagCGTACTTATACATTTGTGCCGATTCATCGGCGTAGTAAGTGGCTTCGTAGTACCAGTTGTAGGAGGGCTACACGCAGCGTCAACGGGAAATGTAAAACACGCAAACTACTACCTAAGAGCACTGGTATTCTGGGTCATACTGGACAGAATCTTCTCACCAGTGCTGTTCGCACTGCTGGGTATAGTGTCTGACTCACTGTGGCCACTCACATTCAGTATACTATCAGTGCTACTAGTAACACCAAGATCAAGAGCATTGGAACTCGCAGACAAATATACAGTCATGGCACTCAAAAACGGACTAGTCACAGTAGCAACAACAAAGCTGTGCGAAGTAATGGAAATTATCAAAGAACAGATAGAGTCCCTTATATGCACTGTCAGCAGTGGATGCAGTAAAAAGGAGGAATGA